One stretch of Schlesneria sp. DSM 10557 DNA includes these proteins:
- a CDS encoding substrate-binding domain-containing protein gives MVVNRINRSAVLLPVLAVLLLAGVWLGVLPRSGADADTLVVYCAHDRIFAEDVLNEFSRQTGIQVQTRYDTEATKSLGLINLIVQEAAQPRCDVFWNNELLGMVELQQQGLLEAHRGAAWSRIPEQFRDPEGYWVGFAARLRVIIFNTSQVASSEETFSTLLGLEPARVAMAKPLFGTTLTHYTVLWHLWGGERLKDWHRDLRMRGLREVDGNAAVKDIVARGTCDAGLTDTDDVFVALDDGLPVEMLPVRISAVPPQSDHQAVPAENSPTATQYRTVCIPNTVGIIKGTRRLTAAQRLVDFLASAETELALAKSKARQIPLGEVNAELIPAEVQKLTEWARDGVDLRGLLPARRECLEWLKAEYLK, from the coding sequence ATGGTCGTCAATCGAATTAACCGTTCAGCGGTTTTGCTTCCCGTGCTCGCGGTGTTGTTGCTGGCGGGGGTCTGGCTGGGTGTATTGCCACGGTCGGGGGCTGACGCAGACACGCTGGTCGTATACTGTGCCCACGACCGGATCTTTGCCGAAGATGTTCTGAACGAGTTCTCCCGCCAGACAGGAATTCAAGTTCAGACGCGATATGACACGGAAGCGACAAAATCGCTCGGGTTAATCAATCTGATTGTCCAGGAAGCGGCGCAACCTCGCTGCGATGTTTTCTGGAACAACGAACTGCTGGGGATGGTCGAGTTGCAGCAGCAGGGCTTGCTTGAGGCTCATCGAGGGGCCGCGTGGAGCCGTATTCCCGAGCAGTTTCGCGACCCTGAGGGTTATTGGGTCGGATTCGCTGCCCGATTGCGTGTCATCATCTTCAACACGAGTCAGGTCGCCTCATCAGAAGAGACCTTCAGTACGCTGCTGGGGCTGGAACCGGCTCGCGTCGCGATGGCGAAGCCGCTGTTCGGTACGACGCTCACTCATTACACCGTACTCTGGCACTTGTGGGGGGGCGAACGTCTCAAAGACTGGCACCGTGATTTGCGGATGCGGGGCCTGCGCGAAGTCGATGGGAATGCGGCTGTCAAAGACATCGTCGCCCGAGGGACTTGCGATGCCGGATTAACAGACACCGATGACGTGTTCGTGGCGCTGGATGACGGGTTACCCGTCGAGATGCTTCCCGTTCGCATCTCTGCCGTCCCGCCTCAATCGGATCACCAGGCCGTTCCTGCCGAGAATTCGCCGACGGCGACACAGTACCGCACGGTCTGTATTCCGAACACGGTCGGAATCATTAAAGGAACCCGCCGGCTGACCGCCGCGCAGCGACTGGTTGATTTTCTGGCGTCTGCCGAAACCGAATTGGCACTCGCCAAATCAAAAGCACGGCAGATTCCTCTGGGCGAAGTAAATGCCGAACTGATTCCCGCAGAGGTGCAGAAGTTGACGGAGTGGGCTCGCGACGGGGTCGATCTGCGAGGCCTGCTTCCCGCCCGACGGGAATGTCTTGAGTGGTTGAAAGCGGAGTACCTGAAGTGA
- a CDS encoding ABC transporter ATP-binding protein yields MAPPSRILVEAIKLQKQFGTHVAVKDVSFSIRGGEVLGLLGPNGAGKSTSMMMMAGLLTPTSGEVRINGKHFDGKDLSLRRVFGLVPQEYAIYQELSGLDNLKFFGNLYGIRGEELDQRCSEVLEEIGLTESARRKAGNYSGGMKRRLNFGIALMQRPQILILDEPTLGVDPQSRARLMDCIRKQTAAGVGVIYASHYMEEVQSICERVAIIDQGVVLVNDSIHSLLSGMSADVFLYVDRTDGVAAELGDLARVGVSNDNEPAVIVSGGTSVGNLAKTNGQNPTARDGSHPMTNPHSPHDEHDLGTRLRATLDKLEKSGVQVLRVETQQSNLEGLFLKLTGKRLRD; encoded by the coding sequence GTGGCCCCTCCTTCCCGAATTCTGGTCGAAGCGATCAAACTGCAGAAGCAGTTCGGAACGCACGTTGCCGTCAAGGACGTCAGCTTCTCGATCCGGGGTGGCGAAGTCCTCGGACTGCTGGGTCCCAATGGAGCGGGCAAAAGCACGTCCATGATGATGATGGCGGGGCTGCTGACCCCGACCAGTGGCGAAGTCCGAATCAATGGAAAACACTTCGACGGGAAAGATCTTTCCCTGCGTCGGGTCTTTGGCCTGGTTCCCCAGGAATATGCCATTTATCAGGAACTCAGCGGTCTGGACAATTTGAAGTTCTTCGGAAATCTCTACGGAATTCGAGGCGAAGAACTGGACCAGCGCTGCAGCGAAGTTCTGGAAGAGATTGGTCTGACAGAGAGCGCTCGCCGGAAAGCGGGAAACTACTCTGGCGGCATGAAGCGCCGGCTCAATTTTGGCATCGCACTGATGCAGAGACCGCAGATCCTGATCCTGGATGAACCGACTCTGGGGGTCGATCCCCAATCGCGTGCGCGACTGATGGACTGTATTCGTAAACAGACGGCCGCCGGCGTGGGCGTGATCTACGCCAGTCACTATATGGAAGAAGTCCAGTCGATTTGCGAACGGGTCGCGATCATCGATCAAGGGGTGGTCCTGGTAAACGATTCGATTCACAGCCTGCTGTCGGGGATGTCCGCCGATGTTTTCCTGTACGTGGATCGGACGGACGGGGTTGCCGCCGAACTCGGGGATTTAGCACGCGTGGGCGTCAGTAACGACAATGAACCCGCCGTCATTGTCTCGGGCGGGACATCTGTCGGGAACCTCGCAAAAACAAACGGTCAAAATCCCACGGCCCGCGACGGAAGCCACCCGATGACCAACCCTCATTCACCCCATGACGAACACGATCTGGGAACACGGTTGCGCGCCACCCTGGACAAGCTCGAAAAATCAGGCGTTCAAGTCTTGCGGGTGGAAACTCAGCAATCGAATCTGGAAGGACTATTCCTCAAACTCACCGGGAAACGCCTGCGGGATTGA